In one window of Rhizobium oryzihabitans DNA:
- a CDS encoding precorrin-3B C(17)-methyltransferase, protein MTGRLVVVGLGPGSAAQVTPEALAAVEASEDFFGYIPYLDRLALRPGQRRHASDNREEISRAQQALRLAAAGGKVCVVSGGDPGVFAMAAAVCEAIENGPSEWREIDFSVVPGVTAMLAVAARAGAPLGHDFCAISLSDNLKPWGIIEKRLIAAAEAGFVMAFYNPVSKARPHQLGTAFDLLRAHLPGSVPVIFGRAAGRADERIRVVPLSEASSDMADMATCIIVGSVETRLIERSEKDPLVYSPRFSKRES, encoded by the coding sequence ATGACCGGCCGGCTGGTGGTTGTCGGCCTCGGCCCCGGCAGTGCGGCGCAGGTGACACCGGAAGCGCTCGCCGCCGTTGAAGCATCAGAGGATTTCTTCGGTTATATTCCCTATCTCGACCGTCTGGCGCTCAGACCCGGCCAGCGCCGCCATGCCTCTGATAATCGCGAGGAAATCTCCCGCGCCCAACAGGCGCTGCGGCTTGCCGCCGCTGGCGGCAAGGTCTGTGTGGTTTCGGGCGGCGATCCCGGCGTTTTCGCCATGGCGGCGGCGGTTTGCGAGGCGATTGAAAACGGCCCGTCTGAATGGCGCGAGATAGACTTTTCGGTCGTGCCGGGCGTGACGGCGATGCTCGCTGTTGCCGCAAGAGCCGGCGCGCCTCTCGGGCATGATTTCTGCGCCATTTCGCTGTCGGACAATTTGAAGCCCTGGGGCATTATCGAAAAGCGGCTTATCGCGGCGGCGGAAGCCGGATTCGTGATGGCCTTCTACAATCCCGTAAGCAAGGCGCGCCCGCACCAGCTTGGCACCGCCTTCGATCTCTTGCGGGCACATTTGCCCGGTTCGGTGCCGGTGATCTTCGGCCGGGCGGCAGGCCGGGCGGATGAACGTATCCGGGTCGTGCCTTTGTCGGAAGCATCAAGCGATATGGCGGATATGGCCACCTGCATCATCGTCGGCTCGGTGGAAACGCGTCTGATCGAACGCTCCGAGAAAGACCCGCTGGTCTATTCGCCACGTTTTTCGAAAAGAGAAAGCTGA
- a CDS encoding precorrin-2 C(20)-methyltransferase: MSAALFEHTKGKLVGVGTGPGDPELLTLKAVRAIENADVLAFFCKKGSSGNGRGIVEAFIRPGTLEMPLVYPVTVESDKNGEDYRGAIAAFFDQSAMDIAAHLDAGRNVAVLSEGDPLFYGSYMHLHLRLAPSYEAEVVAGITAMSGCWSMAGLPLVQGDDILSVLPGTLAEDVLTERLSGTDGAVIMKVGRNLPKIRRALEKAGKLNEALYVERGTMANSHAVPLIERDASPAPYFSLVLVPGWKTRPAGGETP; this comes from the coding sequence GTGAGCGCTGCTCTTTTTGAACACACCAAGGGTAAACTGGTCGGTGTCGGAACCGGCCCTGGCGATCCCGAGCTTCTGACGCTGAAAGCCGTGCGCGCCATCGAAAATGCCGATGTCCTTGCCTTCTTCTGCAAGAAAGGCAGCAGCGGCAATGGTCGCGGCATCGTTGAGGCCTTCATTCGTCCGGGCACGCTGGAAATGCCGCTGGTCTATCCGGTCACCGTCGAGAGCGACAAAAACGGCGAGGACTATCGCGGCGCAATCGCCGCCTTTTTCGATCAGTCGGCCATGGATATTGCTGCCCATCTCGATGCCGGGCGCAATGTCGCCGTGCTGTCGGAAGGCGATCCGCTGTTTTACGGCTCCTATATGCACCTTCATCTGCGGCTTGCGCCCTCCTATGAGGCGGAGGTCGTCGCTGGCATCACCGCCATGTCCGGCTGCTGGTCGATGGCCGGTCTACCGCTGGTGCAGGGTGACGATATCTTGAGCGTGCTTCCCGGCACGCTGGCGGAAGATGTGCTGACAGAGCGCCTGTCCGGCACGGATGGCGCCGTGATCATGAAGGTGGGGCGCAACCTGCCGAAGATCCGCCGGGCGTTGGAAAAAGCCGGCAAGCTTAACGAGGCGCTTTATGTCGAGCGCGGCACCATGGCGAACAGCCATGCCGTGCCGCTGATCGAGCGGGACGCATCGCCCGCGCCCTATTTTTCGCTGGTTCTGGTGCCGGGCTGGAAAACCAGACCCGCTGGCGGTGAAACGCCATGA
- a CDS encoding cobalt-precorrin-6A reductase yields the protein MTRSILILGGTADARILAGRLAEDSGYRILLSMAGRTLSPVEQPVPMRSGGFGGATGLADFIRAEGFDILVDATHPYAARISANAIEAARLAKVPLVALSRPAWQRQPGDRWQSVDTVEQAVTALGSEGKRVFLALGRQELLPFEAAPQHRYLIRSVDPVEPPLKVPDAHYITARGPFALNDEIRMLEENSIETVISKNSGGSASYDKIEAARRLGVPVIMIERPPKRNDANDANVPDVATALTTIRHQLSLFEKRGE from the coding sequence ATGACACGCTCCATACTCATCCTTGGCGGCACGGCGGATGCCCGCATTCTGGCCGGCAGGCTGGCAGAGGACTCCGGCTACCGAATCCTGCTCTCCATGGCCGGACGCACGCTTTCGCCAGTGGAACAGCCCGTGCCGATGCGCAGCGGCGGATTTGGCGGTGCGACGGGTCTTGCGGATTTCATTCGCGCCGAGGGCTTCGATATTCTCGTGGACGCCACCCATCCCTATGCGGCGAGGATTTCCGCCAACGCCATCGAGGCAGCCCGACTTGCCAAAGTTCCGCTCGTAGCGCTTTCGCGCCCCGCCTGGCAGCGCCAGCCGGGTGACAGGTGGCAGAGTGTCGATACCGTCGAACAGGCCGTTACGGCGCTCGGCAGCGAAGGCAAGCGCGTGTTTCTGGCGCTCGGACGGCAGGAACTTCTCCCTTTCGAAGCCGCCCCTCAGCACCGCTATCTTATCCGCAGCGTCGATCCGGTGGAGCCGCCGCTCAAGGTGCCGGATGCGCACTATATCACCGCACGCGGCCCCTTTGCGCTCAATGACGAAATCCGCATGCTGGAAGAAAACAGTATCGAGACTGTTATTTCCAAGAATTCCGGCGGCAGTGCCAGTTATGACAAGATCGAAGCGGCGAGGCGTCTCGGCGTTCCGGTCATCATGATCGAGCGGCCGCCCAAGCGGAACGACGCCAATGACGCGAACGTGCCTGATGTAGCGACTGCGCTCACCACCATCCGCCATCAGCTTTCTCTTTTCGAAAAACGTGGCGAATAG